The Sphingomonas aliaeris genome segment GGCCCGACGGAGTTCGGAAGCGTAGTGGGTAGCGGGGCAGGCCACCGATGGAACGCCGCAATGGCCCCCATCGGTGGCCTCGCCATTACGCCGGTTGCGCGGCTTTGGAGCCGGGGGCAGCCTGCCGGACGCCTTCGTCGACATGGTCGGCGAACTGCGCGAAATTCTCTACGAACAGATCGACAAGCTTTGCCGCGGTCGCATCATATTCCGCCTTGTTCGCCCAGGTTTCACGCGGATCCAGGATGGCGCTATCGACGCCCGGGACGCTGACCGGCACCTTGAACCCGAAGTTCGGATCCGTGCGGAATTCGGCGTCGTTGAGCGACCCGTCGAGCGCGGCATTCAGCAAGGCGCGGGTGGCCTTGATTGGCATGCGGCTGCCGACGCCGTACTTCCCGCCGGTCCAACCGGTATTGACCAGCCAGCAATCGACACCGCCCTTGGCGATCCGGCTTTTCAGCAGATTGCCGTAGATCGATGGGTGACGCGGCATGAACGGCGCGCCGAAGCAGGTAGAAAAGGTCGCATCCGGTTCGGTCACGCCGATCTCCGTCCCCGCGACGCGCGCGGTATAGCCCGACAGGAAGTGGTACATCGCCTGGTCGGGCGTCAGTTTCGAGATCGGGGGCAGGATGCCGTAGGCGTCGGCCGTCAGCATGACGATGTTACGCGGCACCGGCCCCATATTGTCGTCGGACGCATTCGGAATGAAGTCGATCGGATAGGCACCCCGGCTGTTCTCCGCCAAACTGTTATCCTCGAGGTCGAGAGCGCGAGTGACCGGGTCCATCACGACGTTTTCCAGCACGGTGCCGAAGCGCTTCGTGGTGGCGAAGATCTCAGGTTCGGCGTCGGCGGACAGGCGGATCATCTTGGCGTAGCAACCGCCTTCAAAGTTGAAAACGGCGGTGTCGGACCAGCCATGTTCGTCGTCACCGATCAGCGTGCGACTGGCATCGGCGCTGAGCGTCGTCTTGCCCGTGCCCGACAGGCCGAAGAATACTGCAGTATCTCCGTTCGGGCCGATATTGGCGGAACAGTGCATCGGCATAACGCCATCGACCGGCAGCAGATAGTTGAGCAGGCCGAAGACGCTCTTTTTCATCTCGCCGGCATATTTCGTCCCGCCGATCAGTATCAGCTTTTCCGTGAAGTTGACTGCGATGACCGTCTCGCTGCGGCATCCGTGCTTCTCGGGGTCCGCGCGGAAGCTCGGCAGATCGATGATCGTATATTCGGCCTCGAAGCCGCGCAGTTCGGACTCCTTCGGGCGAACCAGCATCGTGCGGATGAACAGGTTGTGCCAGGCTAGTTCGGTGACGACACGGACACGAACGCGGTTCTCGGGCTGCGACCCGCCGAACAGGTCCTGTATGTACAGGTCCTCCTTATCCTTCAGCTCGGCCATGAAGTCGGCCTTCAGCGCGGCGAAATGCTCCGGGGTCATGCCCTTGTTGCTTTTGCCCCACCATACGACCGATTCGGTCTCGGCATCGCGCACAATGAACTTGTCTTGCGCGCTGCGGCCCGTGTGAGCGCCCGTTTCAACGACCAGCGGACCATCGGCGGACAGCTTCCCCTCGCCCTTTGCGACCGCAGTTTCGATCAATCGCGCCGTCACCAGGTTCCAGTGAAGATTTGCCCGGGTTTCAATGCCCTGGGATTCCAGTCCGGCAGTGGGAATGCGGTCGCTCAACGGAAGTCTCCTAAAATTTCGCCACGGTTATGTCCGTGTGCGTTTAAAGTCGTTGATCTGCGCTTATCGTCACGATCGCCCGCGTGTCCAGAACACATCGCCAAAGGTGCTAAGTGTTGAGCCGTCCGGGGGTTTGGACTAGTTGGGCCATCCCGAGTTTGCAGGACCAATTTGATGACGGCAACGATCGCGCTCGTCGACGACGATCGCAACATCCTGACCTCGGTATCCATAGGCCTGCAGGCCGAGGGGTTCGTCACGCGGGTTTATTCCGATGGCGAGACGGCGTTGAAAGCGCTGATCGAAAACCCGCCGGATCTCGCCATTTTCGATATCAAGATGCCGCGTATGGACGGGCTGGAACTGCTCCGTCGGCTGCGTGAGAAGCAGTCCACCCCAGTCATCTTCCTGACATCCAAGGATGACGAACTGGACGAAGCGCTTGGCCTCGCAATGGGCGCGGACGATTATATCGCCAAACCTTTCAGCCAGCGCCTGCTCGTCGCGCGCATCCGTGCGATCCTGCGTCGTACCGAACTGGCACAATCGGGGTCGGCCGGTGACGCGGAGGTTGCCGCGGGCGAACTCGCGCGCGGGCGTCTGGCGATGGACACGGCGCGACATCGGGTCACTTGGGGCGGCGTGAACGTCACGCTGACCGTCACCGAATTCCTGATCCTGGAAACGCTTGCGCAGCGCCCCGGCATCGTCAAGACGCGCAACCAGTTGATGGACGCTGCCTATCAGGACGACATCTATGTCGACGACCGCACGATCGATAGCCATATCAAGCGCGTGCGACGGAAGTTCAGGCAGATCGATCCGGAATTCGACGCGATCGAAACGCTGTACGGCGCGGGATATCGATTTTCCGAGGAATGACGCCCGCGACGATGAACGATGACAACGAACTGAGCCTGCGCTGGTCCGGGCGCGTTTCGCTGACGCCGCGCATTCTAGCGGTCAACATCTTCGCGCTGGCCCTTTTGGCAGGCGGTTTCTTCTATCTCGATTCCTATCGCAGCCGGATCCTCGACAGCCGGCTGGCGCAGGCTGGTCGCGAAGCGCGACTGATTGCCGAAGCGCTGCGGTCGGTCGAGCCGGAAAGCCGCGACGCGCTCATGCTCCGGCTCTCCAAGGATACGGGTGCGCGGTTGCGGCTATACGACCAGACGGGGAAGCTTTCCGTCGATACGAGAGCCCTCGGGCTTCGGAACATGGTGCTGCGATACCCCGACAAGCAGGGGCGCGGCAAAGCGGCCGCACGCTTCCTCGATGCGATGATCGATACCGTCGTCGGCGCACCGCGTCCTCCGTTGTACCGCGAACGCGCCGACGGGTTTTCGTGGCCGGACGTCCGGGCGGCAAGCAGCGGCAATGTGGTCTCCGCGACCGTCTGGCGGGCGCCGGATCGAACCCCCGTGCTGACGGCCGCCGCGCTCGTTGCCGGACACGGGATCGTCATGACGACCGCGAATGCGACCGATATCACGCAGACGGTACGCGTCGAGCGCTTCAGGCTGAGCGTCGTCCTGCTGATCGTATCCCTGGTCTCCATATTGTTGTCACTATTCCTTGCGCGAACGATCGTCCGCCCGCTGCGCCGGCTGGCCCGCGCGGCGGTTCGCGTACGATTGGGGCGCGCGCGCGAAGTGGTGGTGCCCCGCCTGCCCTCCCGCCGCGACGAGATCGGCATGCTGGCGCGCGCACTCTCCGACATGAGCCTGGGCTTGCGCGCCCGGATCGACGCGACCGAGGCTTTCGCGGCGGATGTCACGCACGAAATGAAGAACCCGCTGGCATCGCTGCGATCCGCAGTGGAGAGCCTGTCGCTGGTCAAGGATTCGACCCTGCAGGCGCAATTGTTGGCGATCGTTCGCGACGATGTGCATCGGCTCGATCGCCTGATCACCGACATATCCGAGGCATCGCGGCTGGACGGCCAGCTCAGTCGCGCGAAGTTCGAGCAGTTGAACATGGACGCGATGATCGCCGGACTACTGGCGCAACGCCAGGCGCGTGGCGTCGAGCGCGGTATCCGGTTGCGCTACGATCACAGCGACGGCGACCGGATGATCGTGATGGGCGAAGGCGCTCGATTGGAGCGTGTGTTCGAAAACCTGCTCGACAATGCCGTCTCCTTCTCGCCCGACGGCGGCGTGATCTCAATCGCCGCCGTCCGCGAAAACGATCTTTTGCGAATTACGGTCGAGGACGAAGGACCCGGCGTACCGGAGGATGCGCGCGAACAGGTGTTCAACCGCTTCCAGTCGCTGCGCCCCGCATCCGAGGAGTTCGGCAAGCATTCCGGTCTTGGTCTCGCGATCGCGAGGACCATCGTGGAAGCGCACCAGGGCGATATCACGATCGAGATCGCGCGAGGATCGGGTCAACGGCGCGCGGTTCGTCGTTCGTTTGCCGCTGGCGGATCGCCGGTGACCGACGTGCCGTTGCAAGAGGTCCTGCACGTATCGACGGTTGCCATCCGTGGCCACGCCGTGCTGATCGAGGGGCAATCGGGTTCCGGAAAATCCGATCTGGCGCTGCGGCTCATCGATCGCGGCGCTATACTGGTCAGCGATGATTACACGATCCTGACGCGGCAAGGCGCTGCGCTTGTCGCTCGTGCGCCCGATACGATCGCGGGCAAGATCGAAGTGCGCGGTTTGGGAATCCTGACGGTGCCGTTCATGGCCGATATTCCGGTTGGGATGATCGTGCGGCTGACGGATCGGATCGAACGTATGCCGATGGCCCCGTCCGTGCGTTCGATCGCCGGATGTGAGATACACGAAATCGCTATCGACCCACATCACCCCTCCGCCCCGATCAAGGTGGAACTGGCGCTTGCACAGGAATTGTTCTGATGGCCGAACCGAAGGATATCCTGCTGGTGACCGGCCTGTCCGGTGCCGGCAAATCCACCGTGTTGCGGACCCTGGAGGATCTGGGGTGGGAAGTGGTCGACAACCTCCCGCTTCTGCTGCTCGACCGGTTGCTGAGCGCAGCCCTGCCGGAAGGATCTGACGGTGACGATCAACCGCTCGCCATCGGTATCGGCGCCCGGACGCGAGACTTCGATCCCGATCGCATCGTGCAGCGGATCAAGACGCTGCGCGAGCAGCACGGGCACGATATCGGCACGTTGTTCCTCGATTGCTCGGGATCGGAACTCGAGCGGCGATATTCCGAGACACGGCGGCGGCATCCGCTCGCCCTGGATCGACCGGCAAGCGACGGGATCGCGCGCGAACGCGAATTGCTGGCGCCGTTGCGCGGATGGGCCAATCGGTTGATCGACACGACCGATCTCACCGCGAACCAGTTGGCGCAACAGGTCCGCGAGACGTTTTCCGGCGAGCGGCTGGGATCGCCGACCCTGTCGATCACCTCGTTCGGCTTTGCGCGCGGCCTGCCCCGGAACGCCGATCTGGTGTTCGACATGCGCTTCCTGCGTAATCCGCACTGGGTTGCCGACCTGCGCCCCGGAACCGGGCTGGATGCCGATGTCAGTGCCTATATCGAGGAGGATACCGCCTATCCTGCCGCGATGGAGCAGATCGAGTCGCTCCTGCTGCTGTTGCTCCCGCGCTACAAAGCGGAGGGAAAATCTTACGTCACGATCGCATTCGGATGTACCGGAGGGAGACACCGGTCGGTTCACGTCGCCGAACGGGTCGCGCGGCGGTTGCGCGACGCGGCATTTTCCCCCACGGTTGCACATCGTGATCTGGCCGCCGCGCCCCAGGATAGTCTGGAGGGCGCACCGGCAGACAGCACTGGCAGTGGAACGAAGTTGGAATGATCGGCCTGGTTCTGGTGACGCATGGACGCCTTGCCGAGGAGTTCGTGACCGCGATGGAGCATGTCGTGGGCAAGCAGGAGCGGATCGCGACGATCGCGATCGGCCCCGAAGACGACATGGAAGCGCGCCGCAAGGATATCGCCGACGCGATCCACGACGTGGATTCGGGGCAAGGCGTGATCCTGCTGACCGACCTGTTCGGCGGCACCCCGTCGAATCTCGCGATCTCGCTGATGGAAAAGGGCAGGTTCGAGGTGATCGCGGGAATCAACCTGCCGATGCTGATCCGGCTCGGTTCGGCACGCTCCAAGATGAAGGTCGTGGACGCGGTCGCCGCAGCGCGCGAGGCGGGGCGGAAATACATCACCGTCGCGTCCGAAGTGCTCGGCGAGGCGGCCGCCTGATGGCCATTCAGCGCACTGTCCTGATCACTAACAAGCGCGGACTTCACGCCCGTGCGAGCGCGAAGTTCGTCACGCTCGCATCGACCCAGCCGACCGAAGTGACGGTCGAGAAGGACGGCGCGGGATCGGTGACCGGCACGTCGATCATGGGCCTGATGATGCTCGGCGCGGCGATGGGGGACTCGATCGTCATCTCCGCCGACGGAGACGGCGCGGAAGCAGCGGTCGGCGCGCTGTGCGAACTGGTCGAGGCGAAGTTCGGGGAAGATTGATCGGGCGGCGAGCCACAGGCGGCTCGACTTCGGACGACGCCAGCCGATAAGGGGGCAATCCGCCCCACAGCAATCGGCCCGACCATGCCCCGCGAAATCACCGCTTATTCCAACCCGCTGATCAAGCGCATCCGATCGCTGCGCGAGAAGAAACACCGTCGCGAGGAAGGGCTGTTCCTGGCCGAAGGGCTGCGCATCCTGACCGAGGCGCGCGAGAACGGGCGCATTCCCGAATATCTGTTCTATTCGCGTGAAGGCGCCGGGCATCCGTTGGTCCGCACGTTGATCTTCGATGTCGAGGATAGCGGTGGGCAGGCGATCGAGACGGTGCCGGATATCCTGTCCAAACTGTCGGGCAAGGACAATCCGCAGGCGGTGGTCGGCGTGTTCGCGGAGTTTGCCGGGGCGCTGGGCGTGCTGGACCGAACGTCCGCCGACATCTGGCTGGTGGCGGAACGGCTGCGCGATCCGGGTAATCTGGGCACGATCCTGCGCACGGGTGACGCGGTCGGCGCGGGTGGGCTGATCCTGATCGGTGAATGCGTCGATCCGTTCTCGGTCGAGGCGGTGCGGGCGAGCATGGGGGCGTTGTTCACGGTGCCGGTCGTCATGGCCGAGTGGAGCGAGTTCCTGCCGTGGCTGCGGTCCGGTCCGGGCCAGCTGGTCGGGCTGAGCCTCGACACCGAGAACGACTATCGCGCCGCCAAATACGATGCCCCGACATTTCTGCTGACGGGGAACGAGGCGCAGGGGATGCCCGCCGAGATGGCCGCGGAATGCGATCTGCTGGTCAAGATCCCGATGCTGGGCAAGGCGGACAGCCTGAATGCCGCGGTGGCGACGGCAGTGATGGCGTATGAGGTGCTGGCCCAGCGCCGGGGGTGACGGGCTCGTCAGGCATCCAGCATCATCGATACGAATTCGTGCGGCGATCGCATGAATTCCCTCGTGATCTGAAAGTGTTCGGTATCTTCCAGCGCGACCTGTTCGAGGCCGTGAGGGCGCATCCTGAGCAGCACCGCGCCCGGCATCGCCATCAGGATGGGCGAATGCGTGGCGATGATGACCTGGCTGCGATCCTGCGCCCGGATACGCGATAACATGCGGAGGAAATCGAACTGTCGATTTGGCGACAGCGCGGATTCAGGTTCGTCGAAAATGAATATGCCCGGTCTCTCGCAGCGCTCCTCGAAGAACCGCATGAATCCTTCGCCGTGCGAGTGCGACAGGAAATTGGCGCAATCGCTTTGCATCTCATCCAGATACCGCGCCACCGAGAAGAAGCTTTCCGCCCGGAAGAACCAGCCTTGCGCGATCCGGGGGAGCCAGCTCGCCTTCAACGCGTTCGCCAGCACCCCGCCGCCGGTCTCCACGGCACGCGAATGGTCCACGGCGCGGTAGCCCGGTCCACCGCCGCCTTCGTCGAATCCGGCCAATACCGCCAGTCCCTCCAACAGGGTCGATTTCCCGATACCATTCTCGCCGACGATGATCGTGATCGGCGCTTCGAACTTCAGCTCGAAATAGCCGTCCCGGAACATGGGCAGGCAAAAGGGATATTGCGACGCGTCGAAGTCCGGACCGGCCTCCAGCCAGACCCGCTTGAGGTATGGTGGCGAGAGACGCAGCCGACGCGGGCGGGCCATCCGGGCTACGCCGTTGCCGGCTCGGCGTCGCTCTTGCCGCCAGCCTCCGGACGGTCATCCGACAAGGCGGGCGCATCGCCGTAGCGGGCGAGTGCCTCGACCGGCTGCATCGTCTCGATCTCCCGCGCGCCGGGTTCTATGTTGAGGTCCTTCAGCTTGCGCGCGGTGACGAGCGTGCGGCTTTCGAAGCTGGAGACGAAGGCGTTGTAATTGTTGACCGCGCTGGTCAGCCCACCGCCGACCTTGCGCAGATCGCCCGCCGCCTTCGCCAAGCGGTCGTACAATTCCTTGCCCAGTTCGCCGATCTGCCGCGCTTCCTTCGCGAGCCGTTCCTGACGCCAGACGGCCGAGACGGTGCGCGCGATCGCGATGAGATTGGTCGGGGTCGCCAGCAGGACTCGCTTTTCGAACGCGAAGTCCCACAGGCCGGGTTCCTGCTCCAATGCCGCCGACAGGAAATGTTCGCCGGGGACGAACATGATGACGTAATCCGGCGCATCGGCGAACTGGCTCCAATACGCCTTGTTGCCCAAGCCATTGATATGCGCCTTCATTGATGCGGCGTGCAGCGTCAGGCCCTTGGCGCGTTCCGCTTCGTCGACCGCGCCGAACGCGTCCTGATAGGCGTTGAGCGACACCTTGGCGTCGATCACGAGGCTGCGGCCGCCCGGCACTGTGACGATCGCGTCGGGCCGTAGCCGCCCGCCCTCGTCCCCGCCCGAGACGCTGACCTCGGTCTGGAAATCCGTATGTTCGGACAGGCCGCAGCTTTCGAGCACGTTCTTCAACTGCTGCTCGCCCCAACGTCCGCGCGATTTCGGGGCGTTGCGCAGCGAGTTGACCAGCTTGGCCGCCTCGCTCGAAACCTTTTCCTGGCCGATCCGCATCTGTTCGATCTGGCCCTTCAATTCGCTGAAGGCGCCCTTGCGCTCGTTCTCGACCTTCGAGACCGCTTCCTCATATTTCAGCAAGCGATCGCTGACCGGCTGGAGCATCGATTTCAAATTCTGCCCGGCGGTTTCCTCGGACTGTTTGAAGCGTTCGTCCGCGCGTTTCAGGAAATTGGTCTGCGCGTCGGTCAGGATCTTGCCGGCGAGCTCGCTGAACTGCGACGTCATCATGTCCTTCGCCTCGCGCAATTCGATCATCCGCGCATTGTGAACGTCGCGCTGTTCGATCATCCGCGCCTCGAACGCCTCGGCCTGCGCCGTCAGCGTCGCGAGCCGCGTGCGTGCCATGTCGCGTTCCTCGCGGATCGCCTCCAGTTCCTCGCGCAGATCGGCGACGCCCCGCGCGCGTTCCTCCGCCGAAGCGAGATCGACGATCGCACGTTTCAGTTCGTCCGTCCGCGCATCCCGCTCCGCTCGAGCATGGACGATATTGCGGTTTCCGAACAGCCAGCCGACCGCCAGACCGAGGATCAGCGCGATGATCGCGGCGAGCAAAATCTCCATCACTTCGACTCGAACAAATTGACGAAGTTGACACTACGGTCGGCTCTTTGGCCCCCCGCCTGATGGAAAAAACGATGAAGGGCGGAGCGGAAAAGGACATGGCAGTGCATGCCGGGAACATAGAACGAACGTCACGAGTAGGACAGCGATAATTCACCGCTTCGGCTTGCGGTCGCGTCCGTCGGGCTTACGGATGGCGCCATGCAGTCAGACATCGAAATATCACGCGCCGCCACGTTGCGGCCGATCGGCCAAATCGCGGCGGCGCTCAGCATCCCCGATGCAGCGGTCGAGCCGTACGGGCATTTCAAGGCGAAGATCGATCTGTCGCGCGTGCCGGCGACCGGCAAGCAGGGCAAGCTGATCCTGGTCACCGCGATCAACCCGACCCCCGCCGGCGAAGGCAAGTCGACCACGTCGGTCGGGCTGTCCGACGCGCTGAACCGGATCGGACGGCAGACCGTGCTGTGCCTGCGCGAGCCCTCGCTCGGCCCATGTTTCGGGACGAAGGGCGGCGCGGCGGGCGGCGGATATGCGCAGGTCGCGCCGATGGAAGACATCAACCTGCACTTCACCGGCGATTTCCACGCGACCACATCGGCGCACAACCTGCTTGCGGCGATGATCGACAATCACGTCCATTGGGGCAATGCGCTGGACATCGACGTACGGCGGATCGTGTGGCGGCGCGTGCTCGACATGAACGACCGCGCGCTGCGGGACATCGCTCAGTCGCTGGGCGGCCCGGCGAACGGCTATCCGCGCGAGAGCGGGTTCGACATCACCGTCGCGTCGGAAGTGATGGCGATCCTGTGCCTGGCCACCGACCTGCACGATCTGGAGGCACGGCTGGGCCGGATCGTCGTCGCCTATACGCGGGACCGCCGCCCGGTCACCGCACGCGACCTGAAGGCGGATGGAGCGATGGCGGTGCTGCTGGCGCAGGCGATCAAGCCGAACCTCGTACAGACATTGGAGGGCAATCCGGCGTTCGTGCATGGCGGGCCGTTCGCCAATATCGCGCATGGCTGCAATTCGGTGATCGCGACGCGCACCGCGCTGGCGCTGGGCGACTATGTCGTGACCGAAGCGGGGTTCGGGGCGGATCTGGGCGCGGAGAAGTTTTTCGACATCAAATGCCGCCAGTCGGGCTTGAAGCCGTCCGCGGCGGTGATCGTCGCGACGGTTCGCGCACTGAAGATGAATGGCGGAGTGGCCAAGGCCGATTTGGGCGCGGAGGATGTGGCGGCGGTGCGGCGCGGTGGCGTCAACCTGGCGCGGCATATCGAGAATGTGCGGATGTTCGGCGTGCCGGTCATCGTTGCGATCAACCGTTTCGACGGCGATAGCGCGGCCGAAATTGCCGCCATTGGCGAGATTGCGATGGCCCTTGGCTCCGAAGCGGTGTTGTGCACGCACTGGGCGGACGGTGGCGCGGGTGCCGTCGCGCTGGCGGAGAAGGTGGCCGACTTGTGCGACCACGCGACGCCGCAATTCGCGCCGATCTATGATGACGGCCTGTCGCTGTTCGAGAAGATCAACACGGTCGCGACGCGCATCTATCGCGCGGAGGAAGCGATCGCCGATCCGGGCGTGCATGCGCAACTAAAGCGGTGGGAGGATGCGGGTTATGGCGCCCTGCCCGTCTGCATGGCGAAGACGCAGTACAGCTTTTCGACCGATCCGGCGAAGCTGGGCGCGCCGACCGGGCATGTCGTGCCGGTGCGCGAGGTGCGGCTGTCCGCTGGCGCCGGCTTCGTCGTCGCGATCTGCGGCGAGATCATGACGATGCCCGGATTGCCACGCGTACCCGCGGCGGAGGCGATCCGGTTCGGAGCGGACGGTGAGATCGAAGGGCTGTTCTAACGGGTCGAAGCGCGAGCCGCCCCGGGCCGATCAGCCCTGCGGCTCGGCCCGGCTGTGACGGTTGCGCCATTTGTGCGCGATCCACAGCCGCCATCCGAATGCGGTCAGCGCATAGCCAAGGACGGAGAACACCACCGTCACCACGATCAGGCCGACGATCGTGGCGGGCAATGCGCCGGCCCACAGCCAGTGCAGCCAGTCGGTATTCGCCTCGACCGTCTTCGCGATCGGGTCGCCCGGCACCGCCTGATCGACGCGCAGCACGGTCTTGCCGATCCAGTAGGCGGCGACCCACAAAGGCGGCGTCGTCAGCGGATTGGTGATGAAGGTCGTCGCCGCGGCGGTCGGGATGTTGGCGCGGAACGGTAGCGCGAAGATCGCCGACAGCACGATCTGCGCGACCGGGAACAGGATGCCGGTCACCATGCCCAGCGCCACGCCGCGTGGAACGGAACGGCGGGTGAAGCGCCACAATTCGGGCGCCAGTACGCGGTGTGCGACCGGCTTCAGATAGCGATTGCCCTCCAGGCTTTCGCGCGTCGGCATCGATCGACGCCACCAGGCGGCCAGACGCGTGGACAGTTTCGGTTGGACCGCGACCTTGGGCGTTTCACCCGCGATCACGCATGATCCTCCCCTGCTCGCGTTTCCAGTCGCGTTCCTTGATCGTATCGCGCTTGTCGTGCGCCTTCTTGCCCTTGGCGAGCGCGAGTTCGACCTTCGCCTTGCCCGACGGGTTGAAGTAGATCGACAGCGGCACCAGCGTCATGCCGTCGCGTGCGACCGCGCCGTGCATCTTCTTGATCTCGCGTTCGTGCAGCAGCAGTTTGCGCGGGCGCTTCGGTTCGTGGTTGAAGCGGTTGCCGTGGCTGAATTCGGGAATGTTCGAATTGATCAGGACGACCTGGCCGTCCGCGACCTCGGCATAGCTTTCGACGATCGAACCCTGGCCGAAGCGAAGGCTCTTCACTTCGGTGCCCATCAAGGCGATCCCCGCCTCGAACACCTGCTCGATAAAGTAATCGAACTTCGCGCGCCGGTTCTCGGCGACGACCTTGGTCTTTTCGAATGTAGCGGGTTTGGGTCTGGCCATAGAGAGCCGCGATGTAGGCGCGCCCGTGAAGGAAGGGAAGCGGGCATCCGAGATATCGTGTCGGTCCGTGACGTTACCGGGGGCGAGACGATTTCGGGTGCGCGCCGTGCTGATTGGTCCGGGCTCGGAGGACCCGTCACCCCGGGCTCATCCGGGGGTGACGGGGCTTCCGAAGGGGACTTCAATCACCGGTAAGAGGCCGAACTTCAAAACGAATTCCAGTCGTCGTCGCTGCGGACCAGCGCCGGGATGGCGGCGGCGGGAAGCGGCTTGATCGGCGAGGTATACGCCCCGGGGGTGACATAGTCCGGTTTGCTGCGGGCGGAGACAGGGCCAGCGCCCTGGCCGATCGTGAACCGCCCCGCCTGTTCCGCGAGATGACCGACCTCCGTCGCCAGATTGCGCGCCGCGGCCGACGTTTCCTCGACCATCGCCGCATTCTGCTGCGTCGACTGGTCCATCGTTCCGATCGCCGACGAGATCTGGGTGATCGCCGCCGACTGCGCCTGATTGTCCGTCGCCATCGTGGCGAGCAGTTCGTGCACTTGCGAAACATCGCCCGAAATGTCGGACAGTGCGCCGTCCACCTTCGTCACCGCCAGCACGGCGGTGCCGATATCGGTCTGCGTCACGGTCAACTGATCGCGCGCGCGCTTGGCCTCCTCCTCGGCGCGCATGGCGAGTGCGGAGACCAGATCGGCCACCACCGCGAAGCCGCGACCGGCGTCACCCGCCCGCCCCGCCTCGACCGCGGCGTTCATCGCCAGCACGCGCGTCTGGAACGCGATCTTGTCGAGGCCTTCGATGACGGAATCGATTCCCTTGGCGCTTTCGGACACCCGGCCCATCGCCTGCACCGCTTCCTCCGCCACGACCCGGCCGCCGTCGACCGTCGCGATCGCCTGGTCCGCGCGTTCCACGGTGCGGGCCGCCGCGTCCGCCGACGTGCGCAGGCGAGTGTCCATCTGGGTCACCGCGGCGGCGGTTTCCTCCAGGCCCGCGGCGTTGCTCTCCGTCCGTCGGGCCAGATCCTCCGATGCCTGTGCGATCTCCCCGGATCCCGTGCGGATCGCCCGCGCGCTTTCCGACACCGCACCGATCAGGTCGCGCAGTTTGACCAGCGCTTCATTGAAATTGCTTTTCAGACCAACATATTCCGGCGGGAACTCGCTTACGATCGCTGCGGTAAGGTCGCCCTTCGACAGATCGGACAGATGCTCCGAGACTGTCTCGACGACCAGCTTCTGGTCGTTA includes the following:
- the rmuC gene encoding DNA recombination protein RmuC, with amino-acid sequence MEILLAAIIALILGLAVGWLFGNRNIVHARAERDARTDELKRAIVDLASAEERARGVADLREELEAIREERDMARTRLATLTAQAEAFEARMIEQRDVHNARMIELREAKDMMTSQFSELAGKILTDAQTNFLKRADERFKQSEETAGQNLKSMLQPVSDRLLKYEEAVSKVENERKGAFSELKGQIEQMRIGQEKVSSEAAKLVNSLRNAPKSRGRWGEQQLKNVLESCGLSEHTDFQTEVSVSGGDEGGRLRPDAIVTVPGGRSLVIDAKVSLNAYQDAFGAVDEAERAKGLTLHAASMKAHINGLGNKAYWSQFADAPDYVIMFVPGEHFLSAALEQEPGLWDFAFEKRVLLATPTNLIAIARTVSAVWRQERLAKEARQIGELGKELYDRLAKAAGDLRKVGGGLTSAVNNYNAFVSSFESRTLVTARKLKDLNIEPGAREIETMQPVEALARYGDAPALSDDRPEAGGKSDAEPATA
- a CDS encoding formate--tetrahydrofolate ligase; its protein translation is MQSDIEISRAATLRPIGQIAAALSIPDAAVEPYGHFKAKIDLSRVPATGKQGKLILVTAINPTPAGEGKSTTSVGLSDALNRIGRQTVLCLREPSLGPCFGTKGGAAGGGYAQVAPMEDINLHFTGDFHATTSAHNLLAAMIDNHVHWGNALDIDVRRIVWRRVLDMNDRALRDIAQSLGGPANGYPRESGFDITVASEVMAILCLATDLHDLEARLGRIVVAYTRDRRPVTARDLKADGAMAVLLAQAIKPNLVQTLEGNPAFVHGGPFANIAHGCNSVIATRTALALGDYVVTEAGFGADLGAEKFFDIKCRQSGLKPSAAVIVATVRALKMNGGVAKADLGAEDVAAVRRGGVNLARHIENVRMFGVPVIVAINRFDGDSAAEIAAIGEIAMALGSEAVLCTHWADGGAGAVALAEKVADLCDHATPQFAPIYDDGLSLFEKINTVATRIYRAEEAIADPGVHAQLKRWEDAGYGALPVCMAKTQYSFSTDPAKLGAPTGHVVPVREVRLSAGAGFVVAICGEIMTMPGLPRVPAAEAIRFGADGEIEGLF
- a CDS encoding DUF2062 domain-containing protein, with amino-acid sequence MPTRESLEGNRYLKPVAHRVLAPELWRFTRRSVPRGVALGMVTGILFPVAQIVLSAIFALPFRANIPTAAATTFITNPLTTPPLWVAAYWIGKTVLRVDQAVPGDPIAKTVEANTDWLHWLWAGALPATIVGLIVVTVVFSVLGYALTAFGWRLWIAHKWRNRHSRAEPQG
- the smpB gene encoding SsrA-binding protein SmpB; the encoded protein is MARPKPATFEKTKVVAENRRAKFDYFIEQVFEAGIALMGTEVKSLRFGQGSIVESYAEVADGQVVLINSNIPEFSHGNRFNHEPKRPRKLLLHEREIKKMHGAVARDGMTLVPLSIYFNPSGKAKVELALAKGKKAHDKRDTIKERDWKREQGRIMRDRG
- a CDS encoding methyl-accepting chemotaxis protein, giving the protein MNLRNRSITTKLIAAFAVNIAIVGTMMMVVWNTSTTVNEAATNSSRAQEIHGLTLAYEMAAQRMNAQVRGYVITTDDYYAGIYKEANGQMAEALAKMDDLVTDPADRAKLVEVRELKKAWEPLWATRLMTLARQGRNAEAMSIIRANNKIQLLAPVLKPLRAIRAEQLDLIAAYTAEHNEAVAGSRQAMLIGGILLMISVIGLCVLLTRSIGHPIKRLTAVMNMLAVGRYSVEVPGQDRGDEVGQMAKAVEVFRGNGIAKEAADAAKAKADNDQKLVVETVSEHLSDLSKGDLTAAIVSEFPPEYVGLKSNFNEALVKLRDLIGAVSESARAIRTGSGEIAQASEDLARRTESNAAGLEETAAAVTQMDTRLRTSADAAARTVERADQAIATVDGGRVVAEEAVQAMGRVSESAKGIDSVIEGLDKIAFQTRVLAMNAAVEAGRAGDAGRGFAVVADLVSALAMRAEEEAKRARDQLTVTQTDIGTAVLAVTKVDGALSDISGDVSQVHELLATMATDNQAQSAAITQISSAIGTMDQSTQQNAAMVEETSAAARNLATEVGHLAEQAGRFTIGQGAGPVSARSKPDYVTPGAYTSPIKPLPAAAIPALVRSDDDWNSF